From Halobacillus sp. Marseille-Q1614, the proteins below share one genomic window:
- a CDS encoding DNA internalization-related competence protein ComEC/Rec2, which produces MRGRHHLAAIAFVAGAAAFEMEGFYRLILLSFVIAWLSLWISSWKWKGSLFIFFLAGALLSVSKPSLLPIEPSSSPMNIKIISPLKESSSTIQTTLYHSPSHNKIQLLFLISDLSDSEVQTVKKQLKYGAVCLFSGEVKSPEQARNYGQFDYRMYLKNQGIQYQSLITSLEEIQCEGKGALQKLFASREALIVKVSDSMDKELFAWTSALIFGDTSLLDEEIIEWFREFSLSHILAISGLHIGLFISGLYLLFYRTGRVALEQTRWLLVIILPCYSFLAGGAPSVLRASFMAGIFFLLIQRKLRFPITDVLSLAAGLLLLWNPYYLHNLGYQFSFLVTFALVLAAPLLKQQQSWKLPASISLISQLMILPLQLHYFYQYNPFSLFANLLLVPYFSLLVIPVLFLFVIISFIIGPSTTVFLSGLFYQFHEAVVFFMMKHWEIFNLQWVVGELPIEWMLMYWVGFFGMMYFWCQKKRSQAFLLSILSVAVIVSYMLLPYVTPKGTVTMLDVGQGDTFIIELPYRRNVIMIDAAGPSLFLNDQDATFDHIIHPYLKSRGIRSIGALFISHGDQDHNGSTGQLLNNYEISSVFTHPFNQSLTGTEEFLEAGQIIDISGVNFHVLHPDEDYLEENDNSLVLYVELGGKKWLFTGDISQEVESKLLKSYPQLTADVLKLAHHGSRTSTSEEWLKKLQPSAALISAGVNNRYGHPHEEIVELLEMQDILVLRTDWHGAVRFQFTKERGTFSTFLPYNAERRH; this is translated from the coding sequence ATGAGAGGGCGCCACCATCTGGCCGCTATTGCTTTTGTAGCAGGTGCGGCTGCTTTTGAAATGGAAGGGTTTTACAGGCTGATTCTTTTGTCTTTTGTAATAGCGTGGCTTAGTTTATGGATTTCTTCATGGAAATGGAAAGGAAGCCTCTTTATCTTCTTTTTGGCCGGAGCCCTTCTTTCCGTTTCCAAACCTTCTTTGTTGCCGATTGAACCGTCATCTTCCCCTATGAATATAAAAATCATTTCCCCTTTAAAAGAATCCTCCTCCACCATCCAGACCACCCTGTATCATTCACCTTCACACAATAAAATCCAGCTGCTTTTTCTTATCAGCGATCTGTCTGACTCAGAGGTACAGACTGTAAAAAAACAATTGAAATATGGAGCAGTATGCCTTTTTAGCGGAGAAGTAAAATCTCCTGAGCAAGCGAGGAATTACGGGCAGTTTGATTATCGTATGTATTTGAAAAATCAAGGAATACAGTATCAGAGTTTAATCACTTCTTTGGAAGAGATCCAATGCGAAGGAAAAGGGGCGCTGCAAAAATTGTTTGCTTCTCGTGAGGCCCTCATCGTCAAAGTCAGCGATTCGATGGACAAAGAATTGTTTGCCTGGACGTCAGCCCTGATCTTTGGGGATACTTCATTACTTGATGAAGAAATCATTGAGTGGTTCCGTGAGTTCAGCTTATCTCATATCTTGGCAATTTCTGGACTCCATATCGGACTTTTCATCAGCGGACTGTATCTTTTGTTTTACCGAACTGGAAGGGTGGCACTTGAGCAGACAAGATGGCTGCTGGTTATCATTTTGCCTTGCTATAGTTTTTTAGCGGGCGGCGCACCATCTGTATTACGTGCTTCTTTTATGGCAGGGATTTTTTTTTTATTGATCCAGCGAAAACTCCGCTTTCCAATTACAGATGTGTTATCTTTGGCAGCGGGTCTTCTTCTGCTATGGAATCCTTATTACCTTCACAACCTCGGCTATCAGTTTTCTTTTTTAGTAACTTTTGCCTTAGTGCTGGCAGCTCCTCTACTAAAACAACAACAATCATGGAAATTGCCTGCTTCCATAAGCTTGATCAGCCAGCTGATGATCCTTCCGCTGCAGCTTCATTACTTCTATCAGTATAACCCCTTTTCGTTATTTGCGAATCTGCTTCTTGTTCCTTACTTCTCACTGCTTGTTATTCCGGTTTTATTTCTCTTTGTGATTATAAGCTTTATAATCGGTCCATCCACTACGGTTTTTCTATCTGGGCTATTTTACCAGTTTCATGAGGCGGTTGTTTTTTTCATGATGAAGCATTGGGAAATTTTTAATCTCCAATGGGTCGTCGGTGAGCTTCCTATTGAATGGATGCTTATGTACTGGGTGGGCTTTTTTGGCATGATGTATTTCTGGTGTCAAAAGAAGAGAAGTCAGGCTTTTTTACTCTCTATACTTTCAGTAGCTGTGATTGTTTCCTATATGCTGCTTCCTTATGTGACGCCTAAAGGAACAGTTACTATGCTTGATGTCGGCCAGGGGGATACTTTTATAATTGAGCTTCCCTACAGGAGGAACGTTATTATGATCGATGCTGCGGGACCTTCTCTTTTTTTAAATGATCAAGATGCCACTTTTGATCACATCATTCATCCTTACCTTAAGTCCAGAGGGATCCGCTCAATAGGTGCTTTATTCATTTCTCACGGAGACCAGGACCATAATGGAAGTACCGGCCAATTATTGAACAACTATGAAATCAGCAGCGTATTTACTCATCCATTTAATCAGTCCTTAACGGGTACCGAGGAATTTCTAGAGGCTGGCCAGATTATTGACATTTCGGGTGTTAATTTCCACGTTCTTCATCCGGATGAGGATTATTTAGAGGAAAATGATAATTCCTTAGTGCTTTACGTGGAACTGGGTGGGAAGAAATGGCTGTTTACCGGAGATATTTCACAGGAGGTAGAAAGTAAATTATTAAAAAGCTATCCACAGCTAACGGCTGATGTACTAAAACTTGCCCACCACGGGAGTCGGACTTCTACGTCGGAAGAATGGCTTAAGAAACTTCAGCCTTCTGCAGCCTTAATATCAGCAGGAGTCAATAACCGTTATGGTCACCCTCATGAGGAAATAGTCGAGCTGCTCGAAATGCAGGACATTCTTGTTTTAAGGACGGATTGGCACGGCGCTGTAAGGTTTCAGTTCACAAAAGAAAGAGGAACGTTTTCAACTTTCTTACCGTATAATGCGGAAAGAAGACATTAA
- the aroE gene encoding shikimate dehydrogenase, translated as MMLQLGLIGYPAAHSLSPWIHHQFMSDQNIEGKYSLYEIPPGEFESKIQKIKHSSLDGFNITVPYKEKIIAYLDEIDDAARFLGAVNTVKVENGKWIGYNTDGIGFYNSVAKRYPEALSSNKKVLLLGSGGAARGIYYALLKQNVSTIDIANRTEEKARKIIEDLDGTRFSKALSISDAEKKIHHYDAVIQTSSVGMSPNDDQSIVKITDIKNGSLFSDIVYRPMKTTFLKQAEALGANLHYGHEMLLYQAAGAFEIWTDAVPDTQEIMIKFENKLRGDSNVNK; from the coding sequence ATTATGCTTCAACTTGGTTTAATAGGCTATCCAGCCGCACATTCGCTGTCGCCCTGGATTCACCATCAATTTATGAGTGACCAAAATATAGAAGGAAAGTACAGCCTTTATGAGATTCCTCCTGGGGAATTTGAAAGTAAAATCCAGAAAATCAAACATTCATCCTTGGATGGATTCAATATAACCGTCCCGTATAAAGAGAAGATTATCGCTTATCTTGATGAAATAGATGATGCAGCAAGATTCCTTGGGGCTGTTAATACCGTAAAAGTTGAGAATGGTAAATGGATTGGGTACAATACGGACGGTATTGGGTTTTACAACTCAGTAGCCAAACGGTATCCAGAAGCGCTCTCCTCAAATAAGAAAGTCCTGCTTCTAGGGAGTGGAGGGGCTGCAAGAGGAATCTATTACGCCCTTCTTAAGCAAAACGTCAGTACCATTGATATTGCGAATCGGACAGAAGAAAAGGCCCGAAAAATCATCGAAGATTTAGACGGGACTCGTTTTTCAAAGGCTCTTTCCATCTCGGATGCTGAAAAAAAGATCCATCATTATGATGCAGTAATTCAAACATCCTCAGTTGGGATGTCCCCGAATGATGACCAGTCGATAGTCAAAATCACTGATATTAAAAATGGGTCCTTATTCAGTGATATCGTTTATCGACCGATGAAAACTACTTTCTTAAAGCAGGCAGAAGCTCTAGGTGCCAATCTGCATTATGGCCATGAGATGCTTCTGTATCAAGCAGCAGGTGCTTTTGAAATATGGACGGATGCAGTTCCAGATACGCAGGAAATTATGATAAAGTTTGAAAACAAGCTAAGAGGAGATTCTAATGTTAACAAGTAA
- the comER gene encoding late competence protein ComER has product MRYGIIGTGNMGSLLTQSLISSGALNTERVTVYNRTLEKAERLQSFINGLKISPSIEKLQDESDIIFICVKPHDYHHILSQLKPSASQCVVSITSPVSVTDLEDRLPCQVARIVPSITNQAHAGVSLFTFGQSVTEEYKEELIKVFSSISRPVEIEEPYIRVASDIVSCGPAFVGFLLENMIKAAHEVGDIPMDKATELMQEMVVGLGGLLEKKIFTFPELIKKVTVKGGVTGEGITALEENINDTFVEMFKATHYKHYLDKQSLHL; this is encoded by the coding sequence ATGCGCTATGGAATCATAGGCACAGGAAATATGGGGAGCCTGCTCACTCAGTCGTTAATCTCAAGCGGAGCACTCAACACAGAGCGGGTCACTGTTTATAATCGGACTCTGGAAAAAGCAGAGCGTTTACAATCTTTCATAAATGGTTTGAAAATTTCGCCATCAATTGAAAAATTGCAGGACGAAAGCGATATTATTTTTATTTGTGTAAAGCCCCATGACTATCACCACATTTTAAGCCAGCTGAAACCTTCTGCTTCTCAATGTGTGGTTTCTATCACAAGTCCGGTTTCTGTCACTGATCTTGAAGATCGTCTGCCTTGTCAGGTCGCACGTATCGTTCCGTCCATTACAAATCAGGCCCATGCCGGTGTCAGTTTGTTTACTTTCGGCCAGTCCGTAACCGAAGAATACAAAGAAGAGCTGATAAAAGTATTCTCCTCTATTTCACGGCCTGTAGAAATAGAAGAACCTTATATCCGGGTCGCTTCCGATATCGTATCGTGCGGGCCAGCTTTCGTCGGATTTCTGCTGGAGAACATGATAAAAGCCGCTCATGAAGTAGGAGATATTCCAATGGATAAGGCTACAGAATTAATGCAGGAGATGGTTGTAGGGTTAGGGGGATTGTTAGAGAAAAAAATCTTTACTTTTCCGGAGCTCATCAAAAAGGTTACTGTAAAAGGCGGGGTTACAGGTGAAGGAATTACCGCGCTTGAGGAAAATATCAATGATACCTTTGTGGAGATGTTTAAGGCGACCCATTATAAACACTATTTAGATAAGCAATCCTTACATTTATAA
- the yqeH gene encoding ribosome biogenesis GTPase YqeH, which translates to MEEIVCQGCGAPIQTTEPSEPGYAPKAALEREEVICKRCFRLKHYNEVQDVPYTDDDFLTMLHQISDSSALVVQLVDIFDFNGTFIPGLKRLTGQNPVVLVGNKMDVLPNSVNPNKVKQWLRTAAKEQGLKVEDVFLISAQTGEGIEELSHSIDRYREGKDVYVVGTTNVGKSTFINRLINMTSGVKDIITTSYFPGTTLGFIDIPLDDNSSLFDTPGVIHRHQMAHYVSDQDLKLITPRKEVKPKVYQLNAEQTLYFGGLARLDFVSGGRSSFICYFANELMIHRTKLEKADELFKNHAGELLSPPDAETLKNMPPLKAHHFKITDDKTDIVFSGLGWVTIPNGGVTVTAHVPEGVKVSLRQSLI; encoded by the coding sequence ATGGAAGAAATAGTATGTCAAGGCTGTGGAGCCCCTATCCAGACAACCGAACCTTCTGAACCAGGATACGCGCCAAAAGCAGCGTTGGAAAGGGAAGAAGTTATCTGTAAACGGTGTTTTCGGTTAAAGCATTACAATGAAGTTCAGGATGTACCGTACACGGATGATGACTTTCTTACAATGCTTCATCAAATCAGTGACAGCAGTGCTCTGGTCGTACAGCTAGTTGATATCTTTGATTTTAATGGAACTTTTATTCCCGGCCTTAAGAGATTGACGGGCCAGAATCCAGTCGTGCTGGTCGGCAATAAAATGGATGTACTGCCGAACTCGGTTAACCCGAATAAAGTGAAGCAGTGGCTGAGAACAGCTGCCAAAGAGCAGGGTTTGAAAGTGGAAGATGTATTCCTTATCTCTGCTCAGACAGGGGAAGGAATTGAAGAACTGTCCCACTCTATAGACCGCTATAGAGAAGGCAAAGACGTCTATGTAGTTGGTACGACTAATGTTGGCAAGTCGACGTTTATTAACCGCTTAATTAATATGACTTCAGGGGTTAAGGATATAATCACTACGTCATATTTTCCTGGTACGACATTAGGCTTTATTGATATTCCTTTAGATGATAATAGTTCATTGTTTGATACACCTGGGGTCATTCACCGCCACCAGATGGCTCATTATGTTTCAGATCAAGATTTGAAATTAATTACACCGAGAAAAGAAGTAAAGCCTAAAGTTTATCAGCTGAATGCTGAACAGACTTTGTATTTTGGAGGCTTGGCCCGCTTGGATTTTGTGAGTGGCGGGAGGTCTTCGTTTATCTGCTATTTTGCAAATGAACTCATGATTCACCGGACAAAGCTTGAGAAAGCCGATGAGCTCTTTAAGAATCACGCAGGTGAACTGCTTTCCCCTCCAGATGCAGAAACGCTTAAGAACATGCCGCCGCTTAAAGCTCATCATTTCAAAATTACAGATGATAAAACAGACATTGTATTTTCAGGACTTGGATGGGTTACTATTCCAAACGGCGGTGTGACGGTAACAGCCCACGTGCCCGAAGGAGTCAAAGTCTCCCTGAGACAATCGCTGATTTAG
- the yhbY gene encoding ribosome assembly RNA-binding protein YhbY, protein MLTSKAKKHLRKLSHDIQPIFQVGKAGVNENMTTQISEALEKRELIKVSILQNNFEDNREVAHQIAEETNSHIVQVIGSTIILYKESEENKQIRLP, encoded by the coding sequence ATGTTAACAAGTAAAGCAAAAAAACATTTACGTAAACTGTCACACGATATTCAGCCGATTTTCCAAGTAGGAAAAGCCGGAGTTAATGAAAATATGACGACTCAAATCTCGGAAGCCCTCGAGAAGAGAGAACTAATCAAAGTAAGTATTTTACAAAACAATTTTGAAGATAACCGCGAAGTTGCTCATCAAATCGCTGAAGAAACAAATTCCCATATCGTACAGGTTATTGGCAGCACGATCATTCTCTATAAAGAGTCAGAAGAAAATAAACAGATTCGCTTACCATAA
- a CDS encoding ComEA family DNA-binding protein, translated as MSLLRKYGWLLLIPAIAAFIYYFPSENNEAALGEHKVAEETKEASFEEMPHDKGEQWMVDVKGEVSRPGIYEMEQGTRVNDAVNKAGGFTDTADRNSVNLAQKLQDEMVILVLSIDQQSSGGAEASSDKVAVNRATPEEIQKLPGIGPSKAEAIVQYRDDTGGFQSIEDLLEVPGIGEKTLEQMKEMIQIP; from the coding sequence ATGTCTTTGCTGAGAAAGTACGGCTGGCTCCTGCTGATTCCGGCTATTGCCGCATTCATTTACTATTTTCCGTCAGAAAACAATGAAGCAGCACTTGGAGAACATAAAGTGGCTGAAGAGACGAAGGAAGCCTCGTTTGAAGAGATGCCTCATGATAAAGGGGAACAGTGGATGGTAGATGTAAAGGGAGAAGTCAGCCGCCCGGGAATATATGAGATGGAGCAGGGCACAAGAGTGAATGATGCTGTAAACAAAGCGGGAGGTTTTACTGATACAGCTGATAGAAACAGCGTCAACCTTGCCCAAAAGCTTCAGGATGAAATGGTCATTTTAGTTTTATCCATCGATCAGCAGAGTAGTGGTGGAGCGGAAGCTTCTAGTGATAAAGTGGCAGTGAATCGGGCGACTCCTGAGGAAATTCAGAAGCTTCCTGGAATTGGTCCGTCAAAAGCAGAAGCGATCGTTCAATACAGGGATGACACCGGAGGATTTCAATCGATTGAAGATCTGTTGGAAGTCCCGGGGATTGGAGAGAAGACTTTGGAGCAGATGAAAGAAATGATCCAAATTCCTTAA
- a CDS encoding YqeG family HAD IIIA-type phosphatase gives MLKLFLPNEHVESVHDIDPLELKNKGIKGVITDLDNTLVAWDRPDATEEIIEWFQKMDDQGIRVIIASNNNENRVSLFSEPLDTTFIHSARKPLARAFKKAQKEMKVDKDELVVVGDQLMTDVLGGNLAGLHTILVVPIVETDGFLTKINRKIERRILNWMKRNGKITWQGENEQWKK, from the coding sequence ATGCTAAAGTTATTTTTACCGAACGAACACGTAGAAAGTGTTCATGATATAGACCCTTTGGAGCTGAAGAATAAGGGGATAAAAGGGGTTATTACTGACCTTGATAATACGCTGGTAGCCTGGGATCGGCCTGATGCTACCGAAGAAATTATCGAATGGTTTCAAAAAATGGACGATCAGGGTATTCGCGTAATAATTGCCTCTAATAATAATGAAAATAGAGTGAGCCTATTCTCGGAACCTCTGGACACTACTTTTATCCATAGTGCCAGAAAACCATTGGCGCGGGCTTTTAAAAAAGCCCAAAAAGAGATGAAAGTAGATAAAGACGAGCTCGTCGTTGTAGGCGACCAGCTGATGACTGATGTATTAGGCGGCAACTTGGCAGGGCTGCATACAATACTCGTTGTACCTATTGTAGAAACGGACGGGTTTCTAACGAAGATCAATCGAAAAATTGAACGAAGAATATTAAATTGGATGAAACGTAACGGAAAAATTACCTGGCAGGGGGAAAATGAGCAATGGAAGAAATAG
- the yqeK gene encoding bis(5'-nucleosyl)-tetraphosphatase (symmetrical) YqeK — MKCSREELLHFVKPHLKQSRYEHTVRVTDTAVVLAKRYGADMKKAEIAAILHDFAKHKPKELMKKWIETDRRLSKDLLHYHHELWHGPVGALMLESEIGLTDRAVQSAISCHTSGKKNMSLLDKVIFLADYIEPGRNFEGVEYVRELAEENLDTACFQAVINTIQFLISHHRTVYPDTLHAYNQLVNG; from the coding sequence ATGAAGTGCAGTCGTGAAGAGCTTCTTCACTTTGTGAAACCCCATTTGAAGCAGTCCAGGTATGAACATACCGTTCGAGTAACAGACACGGCTGTCGTTTTAGCAAAGAGGTATGGAGCCGACATGAAAAAAGCAGAAATCGCTGCTATTTTACACGATTTTGCTAAACATAAGCCTAAGGAATTAATGAAAAAGTGGATTGAAACTGATCGCCGCTTATCCAAAGACCTGCTTCATTATCATCATGAGCTTTGGCATGGTCCTGTGGGGGCGCTGATGCTCGAATCAGAAATCGGCTTAACAGATCGGGCTGTTCAATCTGCTATTTCCTGTCATACAAGCGGAAAAAAGAATATGTCCTTATTGGATAAAGTGATCTTTTTAGCCGATTATATTGAGCCGGGACGTAATTTTGAAGGAGTAGAGTATGTAAGGGAACTGGCGGAAGAGAATCTGGATACTGCCTGCTTTCAAGCGGTTATCAATACAATACAATTTTTGATTTCTCATCATCGGACAGTTTATCCGGACACGCTTCATGCATATAATCAATTAGTAAACGGGTAA
- a CDS encoding YqzM family protein, translating to MNEFRKDIQSKTNDVIDSGIGFVASFVFFFVIFTIGVVFSVIGQ from the coding sequence ATGAATGAATTTAGAAAAGATATTCAATCTAAAACGAATGACGTCATTGATTCTGGAATCGGCTTTGTCGCTTCATTCGTATTCTTCTTCGTTATTTTCACGATCGGGGTAGTGTTTTCTGTTATCGGGCAATAA
- the rsfS gene encoding ribosome silencing factor, with protein MESKELVTIAAKACDEKRAHDIVVLDMAEVSLISDFFLICEGSNERQVQAIAREVKEKAEENGIEVKRIEGFDKARWILVDLNGVVCHIFHKDERHYYNLERLWGDAATVSLEEIHG; from the coding sequence ATGGAAAGTAAAGAGTTAGTAACTATCGCAGCAAAAGCATGTGACGAGAAAAGAGCACACGATATTGTTGTTTTAGATATGGCAGAGGTTTCGTTAATTTCAGATTTCTTTTTAATCTGTGAAGGGTCAAATGAGCGTCAAGTACAAGCTATTGCACGTGAAGTGAAAGAAAAAGCAGAGGAAAATGGAATTGAAGTAAAAAGAATCGAAGGGTTTGACAAAGCGCGCTGGATCCTTGTCGACTTAAATGGAGTGGTCTGCCACATCTTCCACAAAGATGAACGCCATTACTATAATTTAGAGAGATTGTGGGGAGACGCTGCCACTGTTTCATTAGAGGAGATTCACGGTTGA
- a CDS encoding class I SAM-dependent methyltransferase has protein sequence MSYRQMAQVYDRLMQDAPYEEWVDWTRKMLASYSGHTERILDLGCGTGEITIRLAKKGYDLTGVDLSADMLAIASQKDKGRKVHWSQQDISELEGLTQFDCAVSFCDVINYIPDESRLQSVFSNAYKALNQNGLFLFDVHSIEHILQDLYGQTFAEVYDDMSYIWFCDPGDTEYSMVHDLTFFVHTGQGFERFDETHEQKGYTLETLLNLLEKTGFSIKLVTADFSETPVRKGDRLFFVCQKQ, from the coding sequence TTGAGCTATCGTCAAATGGCTCAGGTTTACGATCGGCTTATGCAGGACGCCCCTTACGAGGAATGGGTCGATTGGACGAGGAAGATGCTCGCCTCCTATTCAGGGCATACAGAGCGCATACTCGATTTAGGCTGCGGAACCGGCGAAATAACGATCCGCCTTGCAAAAAAAGGATATGATTTAACAGGAGTGGATCTCTCTGCTGACATGCTGGCGATCGCTTCGCAAAAAGACAAAGGAAGAAAAGTGCATTGGAGTCAGCAGGACATATCTGAATTGGAAGGGCTCACTCAGTTTGACTGCGCCGTGAGTTTCTGTGACGTTATTAACTACATTCCAGATGAGAGCAGACTTCAGTCCGTCTTTTCCAATGCCTATAAAGCTTTAAATCAAAATGGGCTCTTTTTATTTGATGTGCACTCGATTGAACACATTTTGCAGGATTTATATGGACAGACTTTTGCTGAAGTGTATGATGATATGTCTTATATTTGGTTTTGTGATCCCGGAGATACGGAATATTCCATGGTTCATGACCTGACTTTTTTCGTTCATACAGGCCAGGGGTTTGAACGGTTTGACGAAACACATGAGCAAAAAGGATATACGTTGGAAACTTTATTAAATTTACTTGAAAAGACAGGATTTTCGATAAAGTTAGTCACCGCGGATTTTTCGGAGACTCCAGTAAGAAAAGGTGACCGCCTGTTTTTTGTCTGTCAGAAACAGTAG
- a CDS encoding nicotinate-nucleotide adenylyltransferase, whose product MKRIGILGGTFDPPHIGHLLMAEYVYEQVELDEIWFIPSHLPPHKQEAAVSAEDRLQMVKEAIKGNPHFKVNSIEMDRTGKSYTLDTMKELKRLYPEYSFSFIIGGDMIQYLNKWHRIDELTQLVQFIGVSREGFEPGDSEHNVKMAELPRIDISSSMIRSRAANGQSIRYTVTENVYTYIKENALYEVQS is encoded by the coding sequence ATGAAACGGATTGGTATATTGGGCGGCACGTTTGACCCGCCTCATATCGGTCATTTACTTATGGCTGAATATGTTTATGAACAAGTGGAGCTCGATGAGATATGGTTTATTCCATCTCACCTTCCTCCGCATAAACAAGAGGCGGCGGTTTCAGCAGAAGACCGCCTGCAGATGGTAAAAGAAGCGATCAAGGGAAATCCTCATTTTAAAGTGAACTCGATCGAAATGGACCGTACGGGTAAGTCATACACACTTGATACGATGAAAGAGCTGAAAAGGTTGTATCCTGAGTACTCCTTTTCCTTTATCATTGGCGGGGACATGATTCAGTATTTAAACAAATGGCACAGGATCGATGAACTCACTCAGCTTGTCCAGTTTATAGGTGTCAGCCGCGAAGGGTTTGAGCCGGGAGATTCTGAGCACAATGTGAAAATGGCAGAATTGCCAAGAATTGATATTTCTTCTTCCATGATCAGATCCAGAGCCGCGAATGGACAATCGATTCGGTACACTGTGACCGAAAATGTATACACATATATAAAGGAGAATGCTTTATATGAAGTGCAGTCGTGA
- a CDS encoding sporulation histidine kinase inhibitor Sda — MKQLSDTLLLQSYHKALQLNLSREFIKQIENEIIERKLYHLVDRKTRSTYQVG; from the coding sequence ATGAAACAGTTATCTGATACCCTGTTACTTCAATCTTACCACAAAGCATTGCAGCTCAATCTATCTAGAGAATTCATTAAACAAATAGAAAATGAAATCATCGAAAGGAAGCTTTATCATCTGGTGGATCGAAAAACAAGGTCTACTTATCAAGTAGGATAA
- a CDS encoding ComE operon protein 2, whose translation MKRISWNHYFMAQSHLLKSRSTCERLAVGAVIVRDKRMIAGGYNGSVSGGIHCIDEGCYVVDGHCVRTIHAEMNAIIQCAKFGVATEGAEIYVTHFPCLHCTKAIIQAGIKAVYYSEDYRNDPYAVAMLDEAGVRKVKVEHQPSDQEKLNETESFVEELLQKLEKNNTAPDEIDELKAQAEQLFHNNQQPIK comes from the coding sequence ATGAAACGGATCTCGTGGAATCATTATTTTATGGCCCAAAGTCATTTATTGAAATCAAGAAGTACGTGCGAGCGCCTCGCTGTTGGTGCGGTAATCGTCAGGGATAAGCGGATGATTGCCGGCGGATATAACGGAAGCGTCAGTGGGGGCATTCATTGTATAGATGAAGGCTGTTACGTCGTTGATGGCCATTGTGTGCGAACCATACATGCGGAAATGAACGCAATCATTCAATGTGCAAAGTTCGGTGTTGCCACAGAAGGAGCGGAAATCTACGTTACCCATTTTCCGTGTCTGCACTGTACAAAGGCCATTATTCAGGCAGGAATAAAAGCTGTCTATTATAGTGAAGATTACAGAAACGACCCTTATGCTGTCGCGATGTTAGATGAGGCAGGCGTAAGAAAAGTAAAAGTGGAACATCAGCCCTCTGACCAGGAAAAGTTAAATGAGACCGAGTCCTTTGTAGAAGAACTGCTACAAAAACTAGAAAAAAATAACACGGCACCAGACGAGATCGACGAGCTGAAAGCACAGGCCGAACAGCTCTTCCACAACAATCAGCAACCGATCAAATGA